In the genome of Streptomyces sp. Tu 3180, the window CACCAGGAACCCGTGCCGGTCGGCGAGTCCGGGCAGCCCGGAGTTGTCGGCGTAGCCCTGGGCGTTCTGCGTGCAGCCGTGCAGCGCGAGCACCACCGCCGGGTCCGGGGTCAGGGACGCGGGCCGGTAGACGTACATGTTCAGCTGACCGGGATTGGTGCCGAAGCCGGTGACCCTGGTCAGTCCGACCGCCGCGTGGGCGGCCGGTGCCGGACCGGCCAGGGCCGCTCCGAGCGCGAGGGCGACCACGGCCGCCAGGCGGGACAGCAGGGTTCGCCACACGTGTCCCGCCGGGCGGGGCGGCGGATCGGCGGGCGGTGGCGTGGAAGGGACGGGGCACGGCGGGGCGGCGGCTCCCCGTGACGGCGGCGACTGCATGGCGGCTCCCTCGGGCGCTCGGGGGACACCGGACCACTCCGCCGGCGTGAACGGCGGGAGCGGCCCGGTGCCCGGCACCGTAGGGGTGGTTCAACGAGCAACGGTATGGCGTGGGGCACCACAGCCCGTCCGGCACGACGTGCGCACGGGCGGATTGTGCCGCCGCACGCCGTCTGCTATCCGGACGCGGGCAGGCGCGCCCGGACGCGAGGACACGGGCGGCTCCGCGCCGACGGGGACGAGCACGGTGACGGCCCGTTCGCACGGGGCCGGTTCCCGCGCCCGCAGCGAGGAACCCGGCACCGTCCGTCCCGTTGCGGGCATGCGCGGCCGGACTCGGGGAACGCGCTTGTCGTCCGCCGATGGTCGAGTCGCCGGACGGGGAAGGTGCATCGTGACGACGACCGTGCGGGCCGACGGGATCACCACCGGGATGCCGAAGACGCCGGATCCGCCGGCGGCGGCGTCCAGGGACGCGCGGGAGTCGTCGAGGCCGTTCCTCCGGCAGCGGACGGTGCCGGAGGAGGGCACGCCCGGGGACCGGCACGCACGCGACGCGCTGATCGGGCGTGGGGGAGCGGACACTACTGTAGGGACCGCACGTGTTCTGAACATGCGGTGCGCACCGGCGTGCCGCGCATCACGGGGGAGTTGCTTGAAGGTTGAGCGGCATACGTGACATCGGGCTGGGCGGTGCGTCCGCCGGGCAGGCACCGTCCGGTGCCGGTCCGGAGGGCTACTCGGTACGTTTCGAACGAGGTGCCTTCCGCATCGCCGATGCACGTCGCCTCGCGGCGGGGTACCTGGCCACGCTGCGGGACGACCGGGGACGGGCGTTGCCCGACAGAGTGGTGGACGCGGCGCAGCTGGTGGTGAGCGAGCTGATCACCAATGCGGTCAAGTACGGTTCGGATCCCATCGAATTGTCGTTGGCCCTGGTGGCGGACACGGTGACCGTCACCGTCCGGGACGGTGACACGACCCTGCCGTCACCGAAGCCCACGGACCCCGGCCGGGTCGGGCAGCACGGCCTGGAGATCGTCCTCGCGTTGTGCCGGGACGTCGGCGTCCGGCGCGAGCCGGCCGGAAAGCGCGTCACCGCGCATCTCGCCGTGCGCTAGGCCTGTGGCGACCGGTCCGTTCCGCGGTTCCGGACGGTGGCGCGGGTCTCCTCCGCCGCGGCCCGGGTTCCGGCCCGCCGCACCGATGCCGTCGGCCTGAGCGTTCGCCCCCGTGCCCCCGGACGATCCCGGCGGCGCGCCGAGGTCCGGAGCGAGGCCGGCGGCCGGCGGCGGAGGAAACGCACACGTCTCACCTGTGGAAACCGGGGTATCCGCGAGAGCGGATCACCGTCGTCCCGAGTGAGGAGTCACCGTGTCGTCCGCCGATGTCGTCGAGCTCATCCTGCAGGACCACCGCCGCATGGAGGACCTCTTCCGCACCATGCGCAACGTCGAAGCCGATCGTGCCGCCGCCCTGGCGGAGTTCGCGGACCTGCTGATCGCTCACGCCCGCGCCGAGGAGGAGGAGGTCTACCCGGCGCTGCGCCGCTACAAGAACGTCGACGACGACGATGTCGACCACAGCGTCCACGAGCACCGGGAAGCCGACGAAGCGCTGCTCGCCCTCCTGGAGGTGGAGGACACCGCATCGGAGGAATGGCAGGACAAGCTGGAAGAGCTGGTCACGGCGGTCAACCACCACGCGGACGAGGAGGAGCGGACGCTCCTGAACGACGCCCGGGAGAACGTCAGCGACGATCGCCGGGCCGAACTGGGCAGGGCGTTCGAGGAGTCACGTGCCCAGTACCTGAAGGACGGCTGCGGCAGCGTCGAGAACGTGCGCAAACTCCTCGCCCAGGACGGTGACTGACGTCCCCTCAGGCCGGCGGCGACGCGGCCGGGGGCGCCGGAGGGCGTCGCACGGGCCCGCCCGGCCCGTGGCCGTGAGCAGCCGGAGGGGGCGCCGGGGCCGGCCGGCACGAGGGGCCCCTGACGACGCGTGCCGGCCGTGGTCGCGCTCGCCGCCGGGAGCGACACCGACGGCAGCGACACCGGCGACAGCGAGGCGGCAGCAGGGCGGACGCCCCGCCCGGAGCCTCCGCCGCCTCCGGCACCGGTGCGGCGTACGGCGCCGCGGCAGCGGCCCCGGGAGCACGGACCGCCCGTGCCGAGGGGACGTGGACGACGCGCCCACTCCGTGACCCGGGAGGAACGCGCACGCTCGACTCGGACCTGATCACAGACCTGCGCATGACACTGGACCGACGTCGCCCGCCTCACCGCCGGACCCGGAGCGTCTGGCCGCCCCCACCGGGGTGCGGCCCGCCCGTCCTCTCGTCCAGGGCCCGCGGCACCCGGCTTTCCCGGCCGCCGTCCGCGCCCGCCTCACCGACCGGCGCGCGCGTCCCCGGCCACCCTTCCGGGACGGGCGGGCGCCGGCCGCTCCCCGCCCCGCTCCGGGCTGATCATCCACGGTGCGGCGGCTTCCCCACATGCCCGTCGCCCCGGGTGCCGGACATGTGATCATCAGGATGATGCTCGGCTGTCTCCGGTGCTTCGCCACGGCCCGGCTGAGAACATGAAGCGGTGGGTTCCGTCGGCGTGTCCGTTGTCCGACCGAGCGGAGAGGAGGGGAGACGGTGACCGAAGGTGGTGGGGACGCCCTTGGCGACGAGCGGGCCGCGGCGGTTCCCGGCAAGGCGGTCGGTGAGATGCTCGCGGCCCTCGGCACCGGAGCCTACGCGGTGGACGCGCGGGGCTGCATCGTGGCCGTCAACGCCGCCGCCGAGCGGATGCTGGGCCGGTCCGCCGAGGAGCTCGTCGGAGAGGACGCGCACGACCTGCTGCACCGCAACGCCCGCGGGGAGGCGGTTCCCAGGGCGCAGTGCCGCATGCGGCCGGCCTTCCTGGCGGGCCGTCCGGCCCAGGCCGGTCTGGAGTGGTTCGAACGGGGCGACGGATCACTGCTCCCCGTTTCGTGGTCGCTCACTCCCTGTGACATCGGTGACGGCGACACCCTCGTGCTCGTCCTCTTCCACACCCGGGGCGACCCCGAAGGGCTCGCCGAGCAGCCGGAGCCGAGCGGCGGGTTGCTCCAGGAGCTCGAAAGGCTCGCGCTGCTGGCCGAGATGACCACGCAGCTGACCTCGACCCTGTCCGTCGACGAGGCGCTGCAGCGCCTCGTGTCCCTCGTGCTGCCCCGGCTGGCGGACTGGGCGGTGATCGACCTGATCACCGAACGCGACGAGGTGTGGCGCACTAAGGTGGTGCACGTCGAGAACGAGGTCCTGGTGCCCCACCGGGACCTCGAGGGACCGATGGCGCCCGTGCCCGCGGAGTCACCGATGCCGTTGTCACGGGCCCTGCGGGGCGTGGCCTCGACGATCGCCGAACCGCAGACCTACGAGCGGTCCCCCGACACGGGCATCGCGGTCGAGCAGCGTCGTCTGTTCCGGTCCACGGGCATGCACTCGGCGGCCATCGCGCCGATCCGGGGACTGCGCGAGGTCCTCGGGGCCCTGACCCTGGGCCGTTCCGAACGCCCCGAGAAGTTCACCGCCGCCGATCTCACCCTTCTGGAGGACATCACCCGGCGCGCCGGCCTGGCCCTGGACAACGCCCGTCTCTACCAGCGGCAGCGCAAGGTGGCCGAAACCATGCAGCGGTACCTGCTGCCGCAGCTTCCGCGAGTGGCGGAGCTGGAGATGACGGCCCGCTACCTGCCCGCGCCGGACGCCTCCCACGTGGGCGGTGACTGGTACGACGCCTTCACCCTCGCCGACGGCGCCACCGCCCTCGCCATCGGCGACGTCTCCGGGCACGACCTGGACGCCGCAGCGGGCATGGCCCAGCTGCGCAACGTGCTTCGCGCCTACGCCTGGTCCCAGCAGGAACCACCCAGCCGCATCGTCGAACGCGTGGACCGGTCGGTGCTGCGCATCACGGACGTCCCCATGGCCACCCTGGTGCTCGCCACCCTCGCCCCGGGCGGCGGGGAACACTGGGAGCTGCGGTGGACCAACGCGGGTCATCCGCCGCCACTGCTGGTCACGCACGAGGGCCTGGTCCGCTACCTCACGGGGGGCAACGGCATGCTCCTGGGCACCGGCACGAACCCGGCGCGTTCGGACGGAGCGGACGTACTGCCGCCCGGCTCCACCCTCGTGCTGTACACGGACGGCCTCATCGAGTCCCCCAGCCACTCCA includes:
- a CDS encoding hemerythrin domain-containing protein — encoded protein: MSSADVVELILQDHRRMEDLFRTMRNVEADRAAALAEFADLLIAHARAEEEEVYPALRRYKNVDDDDVDHSVHEHREADEALLALLEVEDTASEEWQDKLEELVTAVNHHADEEERTLLNDARENVSDDRRAELGRAFEESRAQYLKDGCGSVENVRKLLAQDGD
- a CDS encoding ATP-binding protein gives rise to the protein MSGIRDIGLGGASAGQAPSGAGPEGYSVRFERGAFRIADARRLAAGYLATLRDDRGRALPDRVVDAAQLVVSELITNAVKYGSDPIELSLALVADTVTVTVRDGDTTLPSPKPTDPGRVGQHGLEIVLALCRDVGVRREPAGKRVTAHLAVR
- a CDS encoding SpoIIE family protein phosphatase — encoded protein: MLAALGTGAYAVDARGCIVAVNAAAERMLGRSAEELVGEDAHDLLHRNARGEAVPRAQCRMRPAFLAGRPAQAGLEWFERGDGSLLPVSWSLTPCDIGDGDTLVLVLFHTRGDPEGLAEQPEPSGGLLQELERLALLAEMTTQLTSTLSVDEALQRLVSLVLPRLADWAVIDLITERDEVWRTKVVHVENEVLVPHRDLEGPMAPVPAESPMPLSRALRGVASTIAEPQTYERSPDTGIAVEQRRLFRSTGMHSAAIAPIRGLREVLGALTLGRSERPEKFTAADLTLLEDITRRAGLALDNARLYQRQRKVAETMQRYLLPQLPRVAELEMTARYLPAPDASHVGGDWYDAFTLADGATALAIGDVSGHDLDAAAGMAQLRNVLRAYAWSQQEPPSRIVERVDRSVLRITDVPMATLVLATLAPGGGEHWELRWTNAGHPPPLLVTHEGLVRYLTGGNGMLLGTGTNPARSDGADVLPPGSTLVLYTDGLIESPSHSIDEGLEQLRRHAAALAHRPVEDFTDELLSRVRPADNDDDVALLVLRVGTPPQPG